A single region of the Salvia miltiorrhiza cultivar Shanhuang (shh) chromosome 8, IMPLAD_Smil_shh, whole genome shotgun sequence genome encodes:
- the LOC130999700 gene encoding probable disease resistance protein At1g58602 isoform X1, giving the protein MLLILFPSLISFTLTTTKSTLFHQSIKPKKSELEFPQIVAMAEAVVSMALETLRDLLLEEARFLSGVGDQVKELEWQLKEMKCLLKDADRRRHESDTIFNWISEIKDLVYRAEAAIERHAAYQVTSTRRRGLRQLVRRCSCSLQKYKSIHQLGSEISPIKSRLERINKEMLESGIKKSIINNTDEGESSSANNRARKSFPEFEIGDCFVGMKDELKQLLHLLVEDEKHRVISVWGMGGSGKTTIAKKLYNETKSSFDLSAWVCISQQCQSFQSVWNDVLMQLQHQNTKDAPKIREDATSLSEWELKERLCKIQKEKRCLIVFDDLWETSHWDGFKHPFLVQDLQSKILITTREREVAEIGCPVKLGLLKEEDALELLKKKSFPHTNIPEFALEENVEKIGKEMVKKCGYLPLAICLLGGVLRKTNSMMEWKLVKEFIYRDESEIDGVLNLSYESLPYYLKSCFLYMGIFQEDEDIYANDLYMMWIAQGMISIGDKDKTLREIAELYLGELASRSIVQVEIFDGVAPGIKYWSCKLHDVVRELCLKLGRSEDFGVQSLEYQSGKASSHRKIRHLAIHFWKEVQVEPDELTLTWGEDSSEHLRSLQMFNHIGSGVIVEFPPQGIVDFQKFKLLRDLVMVGFKFEGRKLSKGIASLVHLRRLYLKRCDFDKLPSSIRNLVYMDTLDLTLSKNVEVPNVFKEMVRLKHLFLPDYDEEKIGRYRLTLDEGVIELETVCYLDSRVHDLKCMNRMKNLRTFSTKIYDNESLSAIIDAIALMEKLLYSLVEIKKGCELGTNKGVLTLKKVITCPNLYTLWIQVKLGKALAECGSDFISSKLITLVLSECEIEDDPMGILGNLPCLIYLHLWTKSFVGEEMTCPSNSFPRLTFLALSQLPKLREWRVEAGAMPLLYELEIYDCSSLKMLPHGLSGISTLRKLEITGMPEMGKRVSASGEDFHKVIHVPSIIIRDY; this is encoded by the exons ATGCTCCTTATCCTTTTTCCTTCATTAATTTCCTTCACTCTCACCACTACCAAATCAACACTGTTCCACCAATCAATTAAGCCAAAGAAATCTGAGCTTGAATTCCCTCAGATTGTTGCAATGGCAGAAGCAGTGGTGTCGATGGCTCTAGAAACCTTGCGAGATTTGTTGTTGGAAGAAGCAAGATTTTTATCTGGTGTGGGTGACCAAGTGAAGGAGCTCGAGTGGCAGCTCAAAGAGATGAAGTGTCTCCTCAAAGATGCCGATAGAAGACGACATGAAAGCGACACCATATTCAATTGGATCTCGGAGATCAAAGATCTTGTGTACAGAGCGGAAGCTGCCATTGAAAGACACGCAGCTTATCAAGTGACTTCAACGAGAAGACGAGGCCTCAGACAGCTCGTCCGCAGATGTAGTTGCAGTCTGCAAAAATACAAGTCAATCCACCAACTAGGCTCGGAGATTTCACCAATCAAATCCCGACTTGAAAGGATAAACAAGGAAATGTTAGAAAGTGGCATAAAGAAGAGCATCATCAACAATACAGATGAAGGGGAAAGCTCGTCCGCCAACAACAGGGCAAGGAAGAGTTTCCCCGAATTCGAGATCGGAGACTGTTTTGTGGGGATGAAGGACGAgctcaagcagcttcttcatcTCCTAGTGGAAGACGAAAAGCATCGAGTAATTTCAGTGTGGGGAATGGGGGGATCAGGCAAGACCACCATTGCCAAAAAGCTCTACAACGAGACCAAGTCCAGCTTTGATCTTTCCGCATGGGTTTGCATTAGTCAGCAATGTCAGAGCTTTCAATCAGTTTGGAATGATGTTCTCATGCAACTACAGCATCAAAACACGAAGGATGCGCCAAAAATAAGGGAAGATGCTACAAGTTTGAGCGAGTGGGAGTTGAAGGAGCGACTATGCAAGATACAAAAAGAGAAGAGATGCCTCATTGTTTTTGACGATCTTTGGGAAACTTCTCATTGGGATGGCTTCAAGCATCCCTTCCTTGTCCAAGATTTGCAGAGCAAAATCTTGATCACCACGCGCGAACGGGAAGTCGCGGAGATTGGATGCCCTGTCAAACTTGGGCTTCTAAAAGAGGAAGATGCTTTGGAACTACTCAAGAAGAAATCATTTCCCCACACCAACATTCCAG AGTTTGCATTGGAAGAAAATGTTGAGAAAATTGGGAAAGAAATGGTGAAGAAATGTGGGTATTTGCCGTTGGCAATTTGTTTACTCGGTGGGGTCTTGAGAAAGACAAATTCGATGATGGAGTGGAAGTTAGTCAAAGAATTCATATATAGagatgaaagtgagattgaTGGAGTGCTAAATTTAAGCTATGAAAGTCTACCCTATTATTTGAAGTCATGCTTTCTCTATATGGGTATATTTCAAGAGGATGAAGATATATATGCTAACGATCTATATATGATGTGGATAGCACAAGGCATGATTTCTATTGGAGACAAGGACAAAACTTTGAGGGAAATTGCAGAGCTCTACTTGGGTGAGTTGGCCTCCAGGTCCATCGTCCAAGTCGAAATTTTCGATGGTGTCGCACCTGGAATAAAATATTGGAGCTGCAAACTTCATGATGTAGTAAGAGAACTATGTTTGAAATTGGGGAGAAGTGAGGATTTTGGTGTGCAGAGTTTGGAGTATCAAAGTGGGAAAGCTTCCTCGCATAGGAAAATACGGCATTTGGCTATACATTTCTGGAAAGAAGTTCAAGTGGAACCGGACGAGCTTACACTCACTTGGGGAGAAGATAGTAGCGAACATTTAAGGTCTCTTCAAATGTTCAATCATATAGGTTCGGGTGTTATTGTTGAGTTTCCCCCGCAAGGTATCGTTGATTTtcagaaattcaaattgctGAGAGATCTAGTTATGGTGGGATTCAAATTTGAAGGAAGAAAGTTATCAAAAGGAATCGCTAGTCTTGTTCACCTTAGACGTTTGTATTTAAAAAGATGTGATTTTGATAAGCTACCATCGTCCATAAGGAATTTGGTATACATGGATACCCTTGATTTAACTCTTTCGAAGAATGTTGAAGTTCCAAATGTTTTTAAGGAGATGGTACGTTTAAAGCACTTGTTTCTTCCCGATTATGATGAGGAAAAAATTGGACGTTATCGATTGACATTGGACGAGGGAGTGATTGAGTTGGAGACCGTGTGTTATTTGGATAGTAGAGTGCATGACTTAAAATGTATGAACAGAATGAAGAATCTGCGAACTTTCTCAACAAAAATATACGACAACGAAAGCTTGTCAGCCATCATCGACGCCATTGCTCTCATGGAAAAGTTACTGTATAGTTTGGTTGAAATCAAAAAGGGTTGCGAGTTAGGAACAAATAAGGGAGTGTTAACGCTGAAGAAGGTAATCACATGTCCCAATCTTTATACCTTGTGGATTCAAGTTAAGTTAGGGAAGGCGCTGGCAGAGTGCGGGAGTGACTTCATCAGTTCAAAACTTATAACTTTGGTCCTGTCAGAATGTGAGATTGAGGATGATCCAATGGGGATACTGGGGAACCTTCCTTGCTTGATATATTTGCATTTATGGACGAAATCATTTGTGGGGGAGGAGATGACGTGTCCATCAAACAGTTTTCCTCGCCTCACGTTCCTTGCGCTATCTCAATTACCAAAGTTGAGGGAGTGGAGAGTGGAGGCAGGAGCCATGCCCCTTCTCTATGAATTGGAGATCTATGATTGTTCAAGTCTGAAGATGCTTCCACATGGTTTGAGTGGCATTTCTACTCTTCGGAAACTGGAGATTACTGGAATGCCGGAAATGGGGAAGAGGGTATCGGCATCAGGAGAGGATTTCCACAAAGTCATCCATGTCCCTTCAATTATCATCCGAGACTATTGA
- the LOC130999700 gene encoding probable disease resistance protein At1g58602 isoform X2 — protein MAEAVVSTALETLRDLLLEEAKFLSGVGDQVKELEWQLKEMKCLLKDADRRRHESDTIFNWISEIKDLVYRAEAAIERHAAYQVTSTRRRGLRQLVRRCSCSLQKYKSIHQLGSEISPIKSRLERINKEMLESGIKKSIINNTDEGESSSANNRARKSFPEFEIGDCFVGMKDELKQLLHLLVEDEKHRVISVWGMGGSGKTTIAKKLYNETKSSFDLSAWVCISQQCQSFQSVWNDVLMQLQHQNTKDAPKIREDATSLSEWELKERLCKIQKEKRCLIVFDDLWETSHWDGFKHPFLVQDLQSKILITTREREVAEIGCPVKLGLLKEEDALELLKKKSFPHTNIPEFALEENVEKIGKEMVKKCGYLPLAICLLGGVLRKTNSMMEWKLVKEFIYRDESEIDGVLNLSYESLPYYLKSCFLYMGIFQEDEDIYANDLYMMWIAQGMISIGDKDKTLREIAELYLGELASRSIVQVEIFDGVAPGIKYWSCKLHDVVRELCLKLGRSEDFGVQSLEYQSGKASSHRKIRHLAIHFWKEVQVEPDELTLTWGEDSSEHLRSLQMFNHIGSGVIVEFPPQGIVDFQKFKLLRDLVMVGFKFEGRKLSKGIASLVHLRRLYLKRCDFDKLPSSIRNLVYMDTLDLTLSKNVEVPNVFKEMVRLKHLFLPDYDEEKIGRYRLTLDEGVIELETVCYLDSRVHDLKCMNRMKNLRTFSTKIYDNESLSAIIDAIALMEKLLYSLVEIKKGCELGTNKGVLTLKKVITCPNLYTLWIQVKLGKALAECGSDFISSKLITLVLSECEIEDDPMGILGNLPCLIYLHLWTKSFVGEEMTCPSNSFPRLTFLALSQLPKLREWRVEAGAMPLLYELEIYDCSSLKMLPHGLSGISTLRKLEITGMPEMGKRVSASGEDFHKVIHVPSIIIRDY, from the exons ATTTTTATCTGGTGTGGGTGACCAAGTGAAGGAGCTCGAGTGGCAGCTCAAAGAGATGAAGTGTCTCCTCAAAGATGCCGATAGAAGACGACATGAAAGCGACACCATATTCAATTGGATCTCGGAGATCAAAGATCTTGTGTACAGAGCGGAAGCTGCCATTGAAAGACACGCAGCTTATCAAGTGACTTCAACGAGAAGACGAGGCCTCAGACAGCTCGTCCGCAGATGTAGTTGCAGTCTGCAAAAATACAAGTCAATCCACCAACTAGGCTCGGAGATTTCACCAATCAAATCCCGACTTGAAAGGATAAACAAGGAAATGTTAGAAAGTGGCATAAAGAAGAGCATCATCAACAATACAGATGAAGGGGAAAGCTCGTCCGCCAACAACAGGGCAAGGAAGAGTTTCCCCGAATTCGAGATCGGAGACTGTTTTGTGGGGATGAAGGACGAgctcaagcagcttcttcatcTCCTAGTGGAAGACGAAAAGCATCGAGTAATTTCAGTGTGGGGAATGGGGGGATCAGGCAAGACCACCATTGCCAAAAAGCTCTACAACGAGACCAAGTCCAGCTTTGATCTTTCCGCATGGGTTTGCATTAGTCAGCAATGTCAGAGCTTTCAATCAGTTTGGAATGATGTTCTCATGCAACTACAGCATCAAAACACGAAGGATGCGCCAAAAATAAGGGAAGATGCTACAAGTTTGAGCGAGTGGGAGTTGAAGGAGCGACTATGCAAGATACAAAAAGAGAAGAGATGCCTCATTGTTTTTGACGATCTTTGGGAAACTTCTCATTGGGATGGCTTCAAGCATCCCTTCCTTGTCCAAGATTTGCAGAGCAAAATCTTGATCACCACGCGCGAACGGGAAGTCGCGGAGATTGGATGCCCTGTCAAACTTGGGCTTCTAAAAGAGGAAGATGCTTTGGAACTACTCAAGAAGAAATCATTTCCCCACACCAACATTCCAG AGTTTGCATTGGAAGAAAATGTTGAGAAAATTGGGAAAGAAATGGTGAAGAAATGTGGGTATTTGCCGTTGGCAATTTGTTTACTCGGTGGGGTCTTGAGAAAGACAAATTCGATGATGGAGTGGAAGTTAGTCAAAGAATTCATATATAGagatgaaagtgagattgaTGGAGTGCTAAATTTAAGCTATGAAAGTCTACCCTATTATTTGAAGTCATGCTTTCTCTATATGGGTATATTTCAAGAGGATGAAGATATATATGCTAACGATCTATATATGATGTGGATAGCACAAGGCATGATTTCTATTGGAGACAAGGACAAAACTTTGAGGGAAATTGCAGAGCTCTACTTGGGTGAGTTGGCCTCCAGGTCCATCGTCCAAGTCGAAATTTTCGATGGTGTCGCACCTGGAATAAAATATTGGAGCTGCAAACTTCATGATGTAGTAAGAGAACTATGTTTGAAATTGGGGAGAAGTGAGGATTTTGGTGTGCAGAGTTTGGAGTATCAAAGTGGGAAAGCTTCCTCGCATAGGAAAATACGGCATTTGGCTATACATTTCTGGAAAGAAGTTCAAGTGGAACCGGACGAGCTTACACTCACTTGGGGAGAAGATAGTAGCGAACATTTAAGGTCTCTTCAAATGTTCAATCATATAGGTTCGGGTGTTATTGTTGAGTTTCCCCCGCAAGGTATCGTTGATTTtcagaaattcaaattgctGAGAGATCTAGTTATGGTGGGATTCAAATTTGAAGGAAGAAAGTTATCAAAAGGAATCGCTAGTCTTGTTCACCTTAGACGTTTGTATTTAAAAAGATGTGATTTTGATAAGCTACCATCGTCCATAAGGAATTTGGTATACATGGATACCCTTGATTTAACTCTTTCGAAGAATGTTGAAGTTCCAAATGTTTTTAAGGAGATGGTACGTTTAAAGCACTTGTTTCTTCCCGATTATGATGAGGAAAAAATTGGACGTTATCGATTGACATTGGACGAGGGAGTGATTGAGTTGGAGACCGTGTGTTATTTGGATAGTAGAGTGCATGACTTAAAATGTATGAACAGAATGAAGAATCTGCGAACTTTCTCAACAAAAATATACGACAACGAAAGCTTGTCAGCCATCATCGACGCCATTGCTCTCATGGAAAAGTTACTGTATAGTTTGGTTGAAATCAAAAAGGGTTGCGAGTTAGGAACAAATAAGGGAGTGTTAACGCTGAAGAAGGTAATCACATGTCCCAATCTTTATACCTTGTGGATTCAAGTTAAGTTAGGGAAGGCGCTGGCAGAGTGCGGGAGTGACTTCATCAGTTCAAAACTTATAACTTTGGTCCTGTCAGAATGTGAGATTGAGGATGATCCAATGGGGATACTGGGGAACCTTCCTTGCTTGATATATTTGCATTTATGGACGAAATCATTTGTGGGGGAGGAGATGACGTGTCCATCAAACAGTTTTCCTCGCCTCACGTTCCTTGCGCTATCTCAATTACCAAAGTTGAGGGAGTGGAGAGTGGAGGCAGGAGCCATGCCCCTTCTCTATGAATTGGAGATCTATGATTGTTCAAGTCTGAAGATGCTTCCACATGGTTTGAGTGGCATTTCTACTCTTCGGAAACTGGAGATTACTGGAATGCCGGAAATGGGGAAGAGGGTATCGGCATCAGGAGAGGATTTCCACAAAGTCATCCATGTCCCTTCAATTATCATCCGAGACTATTGA
- the LOC130996997 gene encoding probable disease resistance protein At1g58390: MAEAVVSTALETLRDLLLEEARFLYGVGDEVKELEWQLKEMKCLLKDADRRRHESETIFNWISEIKDLVYRAEAAIERHAAYQVTSTRRRGLRQLVHRCSCSLEKCYSIHKLGSEISPIKSRLERINKEMLESGIKKSIINNTDEGESSSANNRARKSFPEFEIGDCFVGMKDELKQLLHLLVEDEKHRVISVWGMGGSGKTTIAKKLYNETNTSFDLSAWVCISQQCQSFQSVWKDVLKQLEHQNTKDGPKIREDVTSLNEWELKERLCKIQRDKRCLIVFDDLWETSHWDGFKHPFLVQDLQSKILITTREREVAEIGCPVKLGLLKEEDALELLEKKAFPHTNIPEFALEDNFKKIGKEMVQKCGYLPLAISLLGGVLRMKNSMKEWELVNEDIKEFIYRVLNLSYESLPYYLKPCFLYMGLFEEDEDINVEDLYRMWIAQGMISYENIGDKDKTLYEIAELYLGELASRSIVQVEIYDGVTPGRKYRSCKLHDVVRELCLKLGRSEDFGAQSLEYQSGKASSHRKILHLAIRFRKEVQVEPDELTLTWGEDSTEHLRSLQMFSHINSGVVEFPPQGIVDLQKFKLLRDLGMVGFKFEGRKLSKGITSLVHLRRLCLEKCEFDKLPLSIRNLIYMDTLDLSYSMNVGVPNVFKEMLRLKHLFLPDYDKEKIGSYRLTLDEGVIELETLSNLDSRVIELWELPKLREWRVEAGAMPLLSHLQIDECPNLEMLPDGLNLISTLQELEIIDTPELGKRVSASGEDFQKISHVPSIIIKNY, encoded by the exons ATGGCAGAAGCAGTGGTGTCAACTGCTCTAGAAACCCTGCGCGATTTGTTGTTGGAAGAAGCAAGGTTTTTATATGGTGTGGGCGATGAAGTGAAGGAGCTCGAGTGGCAGCTCAAAGAGATGAAGTGTCTCCTCAAAGATGCCGATAGAAGACGACATGAAAGCGAAACCATATTCAATTGGATCTCGGAGATCAAAGATCTTGTGTACAGAGCGGAAGCTGCCATTGAAAGACACGCAGCTTATCAAGTGACTTCAACGAGAAGACGAGGTCTCAGACAGCTCGTCCACAGATGTAGTTGTAGTTTGGAAAAATGCTACTCGATCCACAAACTAGGCTCCGAGATTTCACCAATCAAATCCCGACTTGAAAGGATAAACAAGGAAATGTTAGAAAGTGGCATAAAGAAGAGCATCATCAACAATACAGATGAAGGGGAAAGCTCGTCCGCCAATAACAGGGCAAGGAAGAGTTTCCCCGAATTCGAGATCGGAGACTGTTTTGTGGGGATGAAGGACGAgctcaagcagcttcttcatcTCCTAGTGGAAGACGAAAAGCATCGAGTAATTTCAGTGTGGGGAATGGGGGGATCAGGCAAGACCACCATTGCCAAAAAGCTCTACAACGAGACCAACACCAGCTTTGATCTTTCCGCGTGGGTTTGCATTAGTCAGCAATGTCAGAGTTTTCAATCTGTTTGGAAGGATGTTCTGAAGCAGCTAGAGCATCAAAACACGAAGGATGGGCCAAAAATAAGGGAGGATGTTACAAGTTTGAACGAGTGGGAATTGAAGGAGCGACTATGCAAGATACAAAGAGACAAGCGATGCCTCATTGTTTTTGACGATCTTTGGGAAACTTCTCATTGGGATGGCTTCAAGCATCCCTTCCTTGTCCAAGATTTGCAGAGCAAAATCTTGATCACCACGCGCGAACGGGAGGTCGCGGAGATTGGATGCCCTGTCAAACTTGGGCTTCTAAAAGAGGAAGATGCTTTGGAACTACTCGAGAAGAAAGCATTTCCCCACACAAACATTCCAG AGTTTGCATTGGaagataattttaagaaaattggaAAAGAAATGGTGCAAAAATGTGGGTATTTGCCGTTGGCAATTTCTTTACTCGGTGGGGTCTTGAGAATGAAAAATTCGATGAAGGAGTGGGAGTtagtaaatgaggatatcaaaGAATTCATATATAGAGTGCTGAATTTAAGCTATGAAAGTCTACCCTATTATTTGAAGCCTTGCTTTCTCTATATGGGTTTATTTGAAGAGGACGAAGATATAAATGTTGAGGATCTATACAGGATGTGGATAGCACAAGGCATGATTTCATATGAAAATATTGGAGACAAGGACAAAACTTTATATGAAATCGCGGAGCTCTACTTGGGTGAGTTGGCCTCCAGGTCCATCGTCCAAGTCGAAATTTACGATGGTGTCACACCTGGAAGAAAATATAGGAGCTGCAAACTTCATGATGTAGTAAGAGAACTATGTTTGAAATTGGGGAGAAGTGAGGATTTTGGTGCGCAGAGTTTGGAGTATCAAAGTGGGAAAGCTTCCTCGCATAGGAAAATACTACATTTGGCTATACGTTTCAGGAAGGAAGTTCAAGTGGAACCTGACGAGCTTACACTCACTTGGGGAGAAGATAGTACTGAACATTTAAGGTCTCTTCAAATGTTCAGTCACATAAATTCGGGTGTTGTTGAGTTTCCCCCGCAAGGTATTGTTGATCTtcagaaattcaaattgctGAGAGATCTAGGTATGGTGGGATTCAAATTTGAAGGAAGAAAGTTATCGAAAGGAATCACTAGTCTTGTTCACCTTAGACGTTTGTGTTTAGAAAAATGTGAATTTGATAAGCTACCGTTGTCCATAAGGAATTTGATATACATGGATACCCTTGATTTATCTTATTCGATGAATGTTGGAGTTCCAAATGTTTTTAAGGAGATGCTACGTTTAAAGCACTTGTTTCTTCCCGATTATGATAAGGAAAAAATTGGAAGTTATCGATTGACATTGGACGAGGGAGTGATTGAGTTGGAGACTCTGTCGAATTTGGATAGTAGAGTGATTGAGTTATGGGAGTTACCAAAGTTGAGGGAGTGGAGAGTGGAGGCAGGAGCCATGCCCCTTCTCTCTCATTTACAAATAGATGAGTGTCCTAATCTGGAGATGCTTCCAGATGGATTGAATCTCATTTCCACTCTTCAGGAACTAGAAATTATTGATACGCCGGAATTGGGAAAAAGGGTATCGGCATCAGGAGAGGATTTCCAAAAAATCAGCCATGTCCCTTCAATTATCATCAAAAACTATTGA
- the LOC130999713 gene encoding 6,7,8-trihydroxycoumarin synthase-like has product MKLGSIPLLVISSSKLAKQVLKIQDSSFCSRPKLLGLQKLSYNSSDLVFTPYNERWREMKKVTHIHLLNPKKVQSFRPLREEEISRMITKIRSSCSDNRAVNLSEATTATASRLTSAICFGKRYEEGGSETRRYGRIVRGFDALTTAFFVSDYFPALSWVDKISGKMRDADRMCKDMDSFYQELIDERLDSRARAEVEEEEKDMLSVLIKLIEDKSSFTHLTWDNIKALLMDMIAASSETIPASTIWTMTALIKAPKVMKKLQNEIRSLVEEKGKVDEDDLPKLPYLKAVINESFRMYPPAPLLLPRESMETSILDGYEIAPKTMVYVNAYAVGRDPEYWKNPDEFIPERFLNSNIDFKGQDFGLIPFGSGRRMCPGMNIGHLSMELMVANLLYCFDWELPKGIHVEDVDTNPTLGIAVHKKNALLLVPKIYGF; this is encoded by the exons ATGAAACTAGGTTCCATTCCTCTCCTAGTTATCTCCTCATCAAAACTAGCCAAACAAGTCTTGAAAATTCAAGATTCATCATTTTGCAGTAGGCCCAAATTACTAGGGCTGCAGAAGCTATCCTACAACAGCTCCGATTTAGTCTTCACACCATACAACGAGAGGTGGAGGGAGATGAAGAAGGTGACACACATTCACCTCTTAAACCCTAAAAAAGTTCAATCCTTTCGCCCCCTTCGCGAAGAGGAGATCTCTCGCATGATCACCAAGATTCGAAGCTCTTGCTCCGATAATCGAGCCGTGAATTTGAGCGAGGCGACCACGGCCACCGCCAGCCGCTTGACAAGCGCAATTTGTTTTGGGAAGAGGTACGAGGAGGGCGGATCGGAGACAAGGAGATATGGCCGGATTGTGAGAGGATTCGACGCGCTCACGACGGCTTTCTTTGTTTCCGATTACTTTCCGGCGTTGAGTTGGGTGGATAAAATCAGTGGGAAAATGAGAGATGCTGATAGGATGTGCAAGGACATGGATTCTTTCTATCAAGAGCTCATCGACGAGCGCCTCGATTCGAGGGCGAGGGCGgaggtggaggaggaggagaaggatATGCTTAGTGTGTTGATAAAGCTTATAGAAGACAAGTCTTCTTTCACTCATCTCACTTGGGATAACATCAAAGCCCTCCTAATG GATATGATTGCAGCTTCATCAGAAACAATTCCAGCTTCAACTATTTGGACGATGACAGCTCTAATCAAAGCTCCCAAAGTCATGAAGAAACTGCAAAATGAAATCAGAAGTTTGGTAGAAGAAAAGGGCAAAGTAGATGAAGATGATTTGCCCAAACTTCCATATCTAAAAGCAGTAATAAATGAGAGTTTTAGAATGTACCCTCCAGCGCCATTGCTCCTACCAAGAGAATCAATGGAGACAAGCATTCTAGACGGCTACGAAATCGCGCCCAAAACGATGGTTTATGTTAACGCGTACGCTGTAGGGAGAGATCCCGAGTACTGGAAAAATCCGGATGAGTTTATTCCCGAGAGATTCTTGAATAGTAATATTGACTTCAAAGGGCAAGATTTCGGGCTCATTCCATTCGGGTCGGGGCGAAGGATGTGCCCCGGCATGAATATAGGACATTTGTCAATGGAGCTTATGGTTGCAAATTTGCTCTATTGTTTTGATTGGGAATTGCCTAAAGGAATTCATGTAGAAGATGTGGATACAAATCCAACGCTTGGAATTGCAGTGCATAAGAAAAATGCCCTACTACTTGTGCCTAAAATTTATGGTTTTTAa
- the LOC130999714 gene encoding 6,7,8-trihydroxycoumarin synthase-like, translating to MALSSALICRVAFGKRYDELGSEMRRFDRLSREAQELMATFYEELIEEHQNRLERAAGEDEDVLGVLIKLKEENSSSVELGWDQIKALLMNIFIAATDTTTVSIVWTMTALMKAPTVMKKVQAEIRNLIGEKGKLDEGDLPNLPYLKAVIKETLRLYPPAPLLVPRQTIEKCTLVGYEIQPNTVVFVNAWAVARDPKYWENPDEFMPEKFLNSNIHDITGQDFGAIPFGSGRRICPGMSMGLANVELTVASLLYNFDWEMPEGIKAQDIDTDTVPGITMHKKNPLILVARDYVA from the exons ATGGCGCTCAGCAGCGCTCTCATATGCAGGGTTGCATTCGGGAAGAGATACGACGAGCTTGGCTCGGAGATGAGGAGATTCGACAGGCTCTCTCGCGAGGCGCAAGAGCTCATGGCAACTTTCTACGAGGAGCTCATCGAGGAGCACCAGAATCGTCTGGAGAGGGCGGCGGGGGAGGATGAAGATGTTCTTGGTGTTTTGATCAAGCTTAAAGAGGAGAATTCTTCTTCTGTTGAACTTGGATGGGATCAGATCAAAGCGTTACTAATG AATATTTTTATTGCTGCAACTGATACGACGACTGTCTCAATCGTTTGGACGATGACGGCACTAATGAAAGCGCCAACCGTGATGAAAAAAGTACAAGCAGAAATCAGAAATTTGATAGGTGAAAAGGGTAAATTAGATGAAGGTGATTTGCCCAACCTTCCCTATTTGAAAGCAGTGATTAAGGAGACATTGAGGTTGTACCCTCCAGCTCCACTACTTGTACCAAGACAAACAATAGAAAAATGCACTCTAGTGGGATACGAGATTCAACCTAATACAGTGGTTTTTGTTAACGCGTGGGCGGTTGCAAGAGATCCGAAGTACTGGGAAAATCCAGACGAGTTCATGCCTGAGAAGTTCTTGAATAGCAATATTCATGATATCACGGGGCAAGACTTCGGGGCGATCCCATTTGGATCAGGACGAAGAATTTGCCCTGGGATGTCTATGGGACTTGCAAACGTGGAGCTCACGGTTGCAAGTCTTCTCTACAATTTCGACTGGGAAATGCCTGAAGGGATCAAAGCTCAAGATATCGATACTGATACCGTACCTGGAATCACTATGCATAAGAAAAACCCTCTCATCCTTGTAGCTAGAGACTATGTTGCTTAG